The genome window TACTCTCTCGATTAACTCCCTTCAATGGCCAAGtcttttttgacaaataatttaaCCAAACATCATTTCTCACATTCCACACATCTAAATGATCCATCATGGGACAATAACTTACAATAGAGAGGCCGGGAAAAGAAAATAGCATGCAGTAGCCTCCATATATGCGTGGCTTAGTGTTATCCTATCCCGTTGGAGGGAGCATTGTACATAGTACATCAATGATGATTTCACTAAAAAGAGtaacaaaacacaaaagaaGTTATCATCACTCTTTAGGCAAAAAAGCataacaagaaataaaattggcAGGTTCACTGAATGGcgtgttttaattttgaaagctatatttaaaaatagtataaaatgttaatattCATCACTTATCAACATGCTCAAGGACGGAGATGCCATGCGGGCAGTGGGGCAGCTGTCTCACGGTCCAAAATTAGACAGctccaaaacgacgttgttttgggttgttatacatatataatttattttttttaaatttcatttgtagGCCTCCGCCCGGTTAAATGCAATAATATTGataaatgagttttttttttttatcatacaaGTAAAGTGCACGCATGACGCATGCACAATGCACGCAAAACATACACactatcaaatttatatattgtattaagacAATTAGTTTTCTTTGTATTATGAACttgtatttgatattttatattcGAACTATGTattgaacattttttaattcattttactTTCACTTTTTCGCCTCCACCGAAAAGAAATTCTGAATCCATCTCCGGACATGCTTGCTATAACTAGTAAATTTAGATAAACATCTACATGATAAAAGTTACATGATATGACGTTCCCATGATTCCTATATAATTTGCCTAACTTGCTCTTGAAGACTTCAGCTCGGTGTTTGGCAATGGAAGGTAATTAATTagacctttaaaaaaaaaacgaagctATTAATAATTCGAAATAGGGAGTGACGGAATAATACAATTATGGGGAATAGATTCCAAAGTACGAGAGTCAGGCTAAGAGTCTGCAGTCCTAGCAAGCGCACGGGCCAACATGTTCACTAATCTCTTGATTAAATGGCAAGCTAAGTGTTCAAAATTAGCCATAATACTACTAGCACAAAGGTTGGCAATGTATCCGGTGTAAGATAGGTCTTTGCATTTCTATGTTAAGATAGCAATAGGGCTTGCACAATCTAATAATCCCAATTTCACCGAGGTGGTATCGTGATCCCTTAACCACGAAGTTAAGAAATTAACCATAATTTAATTGTACACATACGTACAATATGTTTAATTCATGAAAAGCACATAGGATAAAACAAAGAATGAAATGAGAAACGAACAAAAGAATATCTCATATCCCATGATTTGATTGATGAAAAATTGCAGGGAAAAATCCCAAGCAATAGGatatttggttcatggaattaATTTTGACGGATCAAATAGAAATTATATTCCATTAGGAATGGAATATGTGAAGAGTAGAATATGATttcaattatattgttttgttCGTGAAAGGAATAAATTCatgaattatattatagtgtttggttgaattaagaaatataaatatccaataaACATGGAACTACTACTACAACACACATTATAGTACATAACAAAAATATGCtattaatttaaagaaaattatgtattaacaaaaacaaacctTTATGTATGTATGGTATATGTATGTAGGTATGTctacacataataataataataataataataataataataataataataataataataataataataataacaataatcatcGTCGTTgtcatcattattatcattagaaaatacatttataatatataacaaatatatttaaagataaattaaatattatcaaataGAAGTTATTCTTGAGAACTCGAGATAAATTTAATACTAAGGTccctttaaaataattattatgtgaatTGTAACGGGAAGCTAGGAAAAAACTCACCTACCAacttaatatggtaatttacaaatttaaggAATCATtatataaaagaattattttttcGCGGACCAAACTAGATGAAGGTAAAGGCAAAAGTCCCAAAGCAGCAAACCTATACAATCCTAAAGTAAGATTGCTCTATAGATCTATCCACACTTTAAAGCCAAAAATCTTGAAGAAAACAGCTAATTAACCAGGGCATTACTGtgacatattttattcaaagaTCTAGCATGATCTAAGAATCTTACATTAAAACAAATGTTTAATATAAGATTAATGTTTGAGATCAATGTGGAGGGCTGACAGTTGTTCAAGTGTCCACCTATGGCTTCTTCTTCAATATTCTTTAGTAAACTAAGAGCAATTTTAACACCTCAaactcaaaataagtttttGTAATATTCATACTctgaaaaagattttttttttaaaaaaaaacccaatCAAAACGATTTCAGGATGATTACCGATCTGGTCAGTCAGTAGCCACCTTGATTTGCTAAATGAGCGTGTTCTATGTATAACCacaccattttttattttttttacgaGGCCTACAAAATTTATGTTATTGTaactaaattcattttcatctctctcctctctcatcTAATTCACAAAAAATATCTGTTGAGGTTGTTTTAAGTATTTATTGCTTTCGATATATATAATTCTACTCATCAAATAACTCAAAATAAGTTAAGATACTTTACATGGTTAaatattacgtagtaatatAAAAGGGTGCAAGGCTCGAATGCATGATTTACTCATTTATCATCAATCTTCAGGATGAAAAGCAGTAAAGAGCTTTCAAGCTAGCTAAGCTGTCTGACCTGTCTCTCTCTTTAGGTTTTTCtgcatgtttttatttttaattaaataaactctCCTCGACCCTATTGCTAAGCACATGGCGACCACTGACCACTTACCATTTGTGTGAGTTTTGGATCAAATGATCCTCTCAcctttttccttaattatattacagGGTTTTGGGAACACTTCACACTTGTCGTTTGCTTGTTTTTTGAATGTGGATATACagtaatataaattaattaaataattaagacATTTTATGTTGCTTCTTCGAGGTGTCCTAGATCCAAGAACAGCGCTATACTGAAGCTTTTTGGCATATTAATAAGTTGTCTAATTCGCTTTATTATGCAACAAATGGATTAGTAAACATATGGccttgaaaatataaaaatatattttatgttaatttccttttgatttGAAATACTTGtatgtcattttttaaaaattaagtagATGATATATTACTAATCATAATATGTAGTCaaaatatctgttcatagctcaTAGCTACTTCCTCAATccattgaagcacaaagagataTCTGTTTATCGCTATTAGTTTTGTAGTCtggtggcacccggttgcactccacGTGGGAGGgatgggttcgagcttcagtggaggcgatattgactttttgtgcttcatttggtttagaaagtagctatgaacagatactacattgtaacagaagaaagtagctatgaacagatactacattgtaacagagttaatagtactgaaaaaaaaattcttacacAAATTAGTTGGTGACACGTTGATACTGAATTACTTGGCTTGGTTATTCTTAACACCCCTCCCAATGGTGTTCGATAGATCCTATTAGCTGATTTATTAGAAAGACTTGGCCACATTActtataatttgttttgtttgttcttTTCACACGTATTGAACAAATGCTTTCCCGTTATTGAAAGCAATTTAGAAAATgcattatttctttttattaaattgtttcaattattatCCATAtagatttagattttttttttttggttgcagATAAAATCCAGTATTTACTTATGTTAATGTGAAGGTAATTCAAATTCGAGATTCGAGTTGCGTTGgtacaattgttatatcatggacaagAGTTTATATAGCATTTGTGAACCCTGGTAAAAagattatgtgtctgcagttaacaatttctgtacatgtaaacaattTGAAAGCAAATAACAtagtaattacagacacataacatgataactacatagacataaattgttaactgcaggtactgaatatgttaattgcaaacaCATAAGATGCTGGTtaaaacatattttgtacatgttgttaacagtttatgtatatgtaattatgttatgtgtgtgtaattactatgtgatgtgccttcaatttgatTACATGTGCAAAAACGGTAtaagtacaaaatgtgttaattgtaggtacaaaatttgaagattatttttaaataaggaTTCATAATGTAAGGTAGACTCTGGttaatggtataatttgccgggTTGGTAGAGGTTGGCTACCTTGCAATTACATTAAAATCAATTACTGAAACTGGTGAGTTagtcatttagattttaaatctgtatcttctcttttatttttttcttctttttttttttgtggtttaaATTCTGAAAATTGGAAAATGTTGTATGTTATTGAGCTGGGTTAGCAGGCCACAGCCCACCAGTAAGCCCAATTTTATGAAGCTGAATTTCCATATAAACAATGGGCCCATCAGAGAAAGTTTCTGGGCTACGTTAGACACTAATCTGAATAGCCCAATCATAAAAAGGCCAAAACTACACTTACCTTACCGTTTTCCTTCCCAACCCGGCATTTACCGTTTAAGACACGTTTAACGGTCAACGCAAATTGTACTGTTTTGGGGGCGAAGCTCTTAGCTCTGTCCTCTTCACTCTGTGGAAGTTCCGGATCCCGAAACCCTAGCTCCGCcgaaggaaaatggaaaatcTCCGCGCCATTGTCTTTGTCACTTTGATCTCTCTGCTATGCCCGATCTTAACCAGGTCTTTCTCGCCTGATAATCCGACGGATCGCCGCATTCTTGTACTGCTCGACGACTCGTCCCTCAAGTCATCTCACTCCCTCTTCTTTAACTCTCTGCAATCTCGCGGTTTCGTCCTGGAATTCAAGCTCGCCGATGATCCCACCATCAGTGTCCAGCGGTATGGACAATACTTGTACGATGGGATCATTCTATTCTCGCCATCAGCTGAGAGTGAGTGTAACTGTTGATGAATCgtatttgatttcaaaattGTATTTATCTAGCTGcatttctttttgtattttagtTTAATATGTGAAATTCGATGCTAGGATTTGGAGGGGCATTGGATTTGGCTGCTGTGATGGACTTCGTTGACTCGGGTCGTGACTTGATTGTGGCTGCCGATGCTAATGCATCTGATTTGATCCGAAACATTGCTGCAGAGTGCGGTGTCGATTTTGATGAGGTCTCTCTACTTTTGTCTTTCAATGTTTGATATATGGTCTGATATTTTCATAGGTTCATTCTAGATTTTGGTTATTAGCCTTTTTGATTTTGAATGGTTATGCAGAtggaaaattaaaaacttaaggCCTGAAATTGTATCTAAATGTCCTGATATAGTGATCAGTGAATTAAAATGGAATGTGCAGGGCCTCAAAGTGGAAAATGTTAagcaattttcaaaatgaacaACAATCAATCAGTGTGTACTGTGGAAGAATTAaagttaatttttgtatttttatagtTTTACTAAATTGACAATGCAAAGGTTGCTTATTTAAAGAATAATGAGGCTATAAAAGATAGACCTCATTGTTTCTGGTGTCTTGGTTTTCTGGTCTCTTGTGCTTAATAGTGTTCATTGAAGGGCCTTCCTTCAGTTGTATTTCTCCAAACTGTAtatcttttttcaatttaaatattCTGTTTGGTGTTTTGGCTTGGTGACCCATTAGCTTATTAATATGGTCTCTCTGTCCTTAAACTGCATTCTGATGTTAATGTTTGATGCAACAGGATGCCTCTGCTGTGGTTATTGATCATTCTAGCTATGCTGTCTCTGAAACTGAGGGAGATCATACACTGATTGCATCTGACAGTTTTATTGAATCCAATGTTGTCTTAGGAAGCAGAAAGATTGAGGTTAGTTTTGGACTTAACATATAACTTTTGCATAGTGGCTGCCAAGCCTTCTTACAGGTTGGAATCATGAAACTTCACTCTTTTTTGCGTACATGCATGcatgacatgatcatttttgtttGAAGACAGATGTCATAAACTCCCATGTGCACTATATTATTTCTCGACTGTTATTATTTCCCTCACTTTTTACCACTTTGTCACATTGTTGGGATACGCATTAAAGACAGCGTTTGTTGATTTAATTCgtacaaatttttaattacGAACAGGCTCCTGTACTCTTCAAAGGGATTGGCCATTCGTTAAATCCTGAAAATAGCCTGGTAATGTTACAAAAGTTGAATTACTTGTATATGGGTATATCAATTTTCGATATTCTTTTTTTCAGGTGTCTGTTTTATGAAACTTCTTTTCTTGGTGATCAATCACTTTGTAGGTCTTTAAAGTTCTTTCAGCTTCTCCTTCAGCATATTCTGCTAACCCAAAGTCTGAGTTGTCAAAGCCTCCATCTCTTACGGGATCTTCTATCTCACTGGTTTCAGTTATGCAGGTATGTGTTCTGTTTTCATGCTAAATTAGTGGCCCAAGTATTCTCTATATTTGTGGTTGGTCcatataatatttatgcatttttttcttttaaagtttcTTTTAATCCCTTTAACATATTTTGTTGGAACTCGTGTTAAGCAGGCTAGAAATAATGCACGCATTTTGATCTCTGGCTCTTTAGCAATGTTCAGTAATAGGTATGTATTAACCTAATATTGCGCTGATTTTTCTTCATCTGATGATGAGCTTAAATATATTCTTCCTTCACTTACAGATTTTACAGATCAAGAGTGCTGAAAGCTGATAGCTCAACTAAGTGAGTGAAGTTCTATATTCTCTTCCCATGTGCTGAtgtgcctttttttttatttttttttttcattttcttttttgatgATGATCAATTCCCTG of Ipomoea triloba cultivar NCNSP0323 chromosome 3, ASM357664v1 contains these proteins:
- the LOC116011718 gene encoding dolichyl-diphosphooligosaccharide--protein glycosyltransferase 48 kDa subunit-like — its product is MENLRAIVFVTLISLLCPILTRSFSPDNPTDRRILVLLDDSSLKSSHSLFFNSLQSRGFVLEFKLADDPTISVQRYGQYLYDGIILFSPSAERFGGALDLAAVMDFVDSGRDLIVAADANASDLIRNIAAECGVDFDEDASAVVIDHSSYAVSETEGDHTLIASDSFIESNVVLGSRKIEAPVLFKGIGHSLNPENSLVFKVLSASPSAYSANPKSELSKPPSLTGSSISLVSVMQARNNARILISGSLAMFSNRFYRSRVLKADSSTKYEKCGNEQFVTELSKWIFHERGHLKAINLKHHKIGENEEPAMYRIKDDLEFSVEIYEWSGTSWEPYVTDDVQVQFYMMSPYVLKNLATDQKGLYHTSFKVPDVYGVFQFKIEYQKLGYTSLSLSKQIPVRPFRHNEYERFITTAFPYYGASFSTMAGFFIFSIVYLYHK